In the genome of Amphiura filiformis chromosome 11, Afil_fr2py, whole genome shotgun sequence, the window acaagtgttcaatttccccatagcttcccacgttgtacacatgtcagtcgaatttggcggtgttggtttgtttgtcctccaagttatagcattgttcactttgtgttgaacattgtacgtgggcctcactgtaataactcaaagataactgtgatcatcatttcaagaggtcactctcccgattaagctaaacaacctatgtggaggaattttatgcatgagcaatcacatcaacgacgtagtaatgaataccctctattggaaaatgccatacggccgggcggtttcacaagttgccgactcgatcatgtcatccgccgcctgcacagttctgaccttaaagccaatcatgtcccctttcatactttcatgccgttgcgacaagaggcatgacttatcagccattcccatatcaaaatataataggtatcgggatagtatctgatactaataccggaatagtacccgctacctagtgggatatcagtatcggtatagtatccggatatgtttcacatgcaaattttttgtccatatatggacatatagtatcgggatagtatccgatactgttactgggagacactgataaatagtatcggaatagtgtccgatactagtatcggaatagtgtccgatactagtatcgggatagtacctgatactagtatcgggatagtgtctgatactatttgtttcgcatgtaaattgttttgcccaaatatggtcatagagatatgtccagagatttacatggtatatggacaaggtcaatggaaaatttcaaatgattatagttgtacatatattaaatgtgaaatgtgtagcaattgattattgtacatacatgctgcattgaaatttgtggcaaaaagcaattgaaaatgtacactatgaatgctcaattgcatgctaaaaacatataatatacacattcacattttaatattgcatgcattgagcaccattttgtcttgggtgcagaattcaacatactccgtggtttgatatagcctacattgtacgatgttcttaagcttatactaaatttagataaaatataaagttctcttcaaaaactgtcacccaatacaacgatacctgtattgtgaagcccagaaatagaacacactgtacaTTCCGTGTACAAcagtatatattatcctttgaattagaggaactcattccttgcctgtatagcaatttggctccaaccgatatggcagttattctaattagtcatgtgacatggattggcgccagctgaaagcgggtactattccgatactatatagtatcagatactagtatcggaatagtatcggaatagtaccactataccgatactagtatccaactagtatctgctagcagatactttcggatagctccagaatacctaccggatactatcccgtatagtagccgcaactataccgataccttttctttttgctatgggttcacaagtcttgattgtgtctgtttgtctacaatgcgcgtgtgtcacgccgctcggcggcaagcagcatgatagtatgaaaccagcactacgtcatagatatggccaattggcacgcccatttagcacggaaattatgaaatataagtttgtaaatcagttatatctagcttttccgtagttaattttttttttttccgtgatggaaaacgttaataaagagtttatctttcgggtcaagttattttaccctttgcaatcaatgccactattttgcaaaagcaattttccttgcgacctgtcattttcccctatacttttgcacggcgagtttatgtacatccgggtaccttatatcgtttaatacggtatggcgacttgtagatgtcacgtgcgcatttatatatgcgcatttatatatacaaccgaagtccactgatgaTTATCTAGGTTGTGAGCGAGATCTTCTGTCGTAATGATGAGCTGAGATTCGCAAGAATGCCCGGATCTAAAACCATTTTGGAAATAGGATTACGCTAATGACCCTTCGGATTAATGACATTGTGTTTCATTTTCGAACTAATGACCCTTcaactaaagaaccgtcggattattGACCCTTCGTAACTTTACACTTCTTTACAGCTGATGACTTGGGGTTTGAAACTCAAGTTTACAACAACACCGTGTGTAAAACGCCAAACTTAGACGCATTGGCCAGTCGTAGTTTGATCATTCGTAATGCGTACGTTGCAGTCAGCAGTTGCTCACCAAgtagggcggccattttgaccgGTCTTCCTCCTCATCAGAGTGGTCAGTATGGCTTAGAAGGCAGAGGGGAAAACAATTTCAACTCATACGACGTGGTCAAGAGTCTGCCTGCAATTTTGAGAACCGGTGGAATTAAAACAGGTTAGTTATAGGAGCAGTTTAAAAAGACATGTAGAATGTTTGCGATATAATGAAAGGTCATCGACATTTTAATAGGCAAATATCccatcaaatttggtttaaaacgaAAAGAGAATGTCCTAAACAAAATTAAGGACCATTTGACAAGTATTCACTAATCCGTAGATGACCGTGCTCCTCCTTAGAGCCGTGCATGGAAAATAGAACAGCAGTATTATTAGAACCTTCGTTTTTGTGGGAGAACATGCATGGCCTAATAATACTTTGGGCCTAACTTTAGGGTTCTTGTCGTTGATACATAAGGTCcacggcccgggttcaattcccggcggtgacAACGTGCTGGGGTATTGACtagcagtcccagaacaacgccaaatgtggattaaaagacctttgaccttggatgtacaacaccggggtacaacagcatgttatgatctaatgggaaactgtgcacatcaacaaacgccatttctatcaaaaaggcaacagccgatataatttgaaaccacataaattactagagttggttcttctcttggatttggaccaagctttagaatatcgaatgttgcgttttgaaataaaacaaaccagaaatttatcaaccattgtaaaagatatggcacatgtaccgaatacatgtacatacattggctgaccttgtggatttcctggcccagccatgctaaccacataaggaaattatacgattaacctagtgcagctattgtcatagcagggtattattatgtaatactcctgatccatatttggcgttctcttggactgactAGGGGTAGTCTGAATTTAATTGTCAACACCTGTAGATTTAATCCGACTTCCGTTCTCCTCATGGTCCGTTAGAGTTGGGTAAGTGAACCATGAGAGTGtaccgtccttcggaggggacgaaTACACAGTCAATCCTATGAACAGACAGCGATACAATGGTATATATATATCACATTCAGTTGCGAAATGGTCTATATAGATATAAATGTTTTGATGATGAGTTATGCACTTTCCAAGAGTTGAGTCCCCAAGGCAGAGGGCCGCTCAGGGTGGGAGATGAGAAATGTAGTGGATCTGCGTTTTGCTTTTTGCTTGTTTTTCCCACAACACGAACCTCACCTTTGCGTACTCGATGTCCCTCGGCCTTCTTATCCCTAATGAAGTGtgatctttcttttttctctttgtgACAGGTATAATTGGAAAGAAGCACGTAGGTCCTGATACTGTGTACCAATTTGATTACGAGAAAACTGAAAAGACAAATGGCTTGCTTCAAGTTGGACGCAATGTTACGTTTATGAAGAAAAAGGTACAAAAGTTCTTCAATCTCCATggaaacaggtaaaactacatctCATGCACCGATATAtctccagtaaacacaaaacgttttttacattatttacaaATGGTTAGAAAAGACTgtcagaaaacctttaaatgtcgggttatataaagggtatacaatgggtataaaacgttttattaacattgAAATTCTAACAACGTTTTTTTAGAGTTGACGAAACATTCGGCAAATAATCGCGAATCGACGAGGGGTGGTGCGAGAGGGGAAgcttttaaaattatgaattatacTTTCAAATAATGAATTTTACTTTCCGACGATGTTGTACTCGGACGACGGTGTTCTAGGAATCTGGTTTTGCTATCAAGTATACTcccaattccaaaaaaaaaaccacagcactaatttttgtgCATTAAAAAAGTATTATCCTTTTagttttattgccagttagaactccCTAAAGGATAAGGATGTAGCTATGTtctatttggcaaaacaggagtatttttaatccaaaaaagtaatgctgtatttttttggaattgGAAGTATAGTTGATGGCAAAATCATTCGTTTCTTGATGTCATTTTTTCCCAGTCAATTCTTACTTTATATGGGCATGAGCGACCCTCATCGTATTGGAGGCAAAACAGGTGAATTTGGTGAGAAGTGGGGTGATGGATCTCCAGGTATGGGTATTATTCCTGATTGGCAGCCTGTATGGTATCAGCCGGAGGATGTCATTGTACCACCATATCTACCAGATACACCAGCTACTAGAGCAGATATTGCTGCCCAGTATACCTCAATCAGTAGAATGGACGCAGGTATCAATTATATTTAAACGTTCATCGATATTTTTTCTATTATAAGATCTATAAGATAATGTTCTTTCTTTAACGTATCATTAGAAGACAATGACCCTTTACGAAAATATCCCTGTAATTATTTCTGTAAAATTACTCTAGTAAATATACGTATATTATTGCTTTGGGGTATATGGTACACTCATcgcttttttatttgtttatttcgtTCAATACAGTAATCGGCATGGTAATGACAGAACTTACCAAATTTGGTTATCTAGATGACACCCTAATTGTGTTTACATCCGATAATGGAATCCCGTTTCCAAATGCAAAAACAAACTTATACGAGCCAGGGATGGGCACTCCGATGCTTATATCGTCCCCTACAGATACCCACAGATGGGGGCTAATAAGCGATGCGTTGACGTCAACATTAGATATTACACCAACCATTTTAGATTGGTTTCAGTTAGATTTTCCTGATTATGATATTCTCGGAAAGAAAGTTAACCTTACAGGTAAATCTATGTTGCGTTTAGTTGAAGATGAACCGACTGAAGGCTGGGATGATGCTTATGCCAGTCACGTGGAACATGAAGCTACTATGTATTATCCAATGAGAGTCCTGCGTTCTAAACACGGCGGCAGCAAAATGCGTCTCATTCATAACCTCAATAATCGTGCTCCATACCCAATAGCCGGTGATATTTACCCATCCCCTACCTACCAAGACCTTTTAAATCGCACTCATCGAGGCGTACAAACTCATTGGTTTAAAGAACTTGGCGACTACTACTATCGCGCGGAATTTGAACTTTATGATTTGGATAACGACGTGCTGGAGACTACGAACGTAGCAGACGACACACAATTTGAAGATGTTTTCAACGAAATGAAGGACAAATTGAAAGATTGGCAGAACCAAACTGGAGATCCATGGATTTGTTATCCACACGGCATACGATATAAAGGTGGATGTGGGTCGTTGTACAATACAAAACCTGGCATGAAATTCGGATTTGTGAAAGACACTCCGCATATACAGGATCAAGGGTCTAATCACAAAatccacaagcatgacaagcgcaacaaaatacagaataaGATTTCAAATACCATCCTTTGAACTTGGTTGGTGCTTAACGTTAATCATAAAACGTTGCTTGTACACTATTATATTCGACCTTCATcttgaaaaaacaaataaataagattAAGATTAATTTTTCCATCTTAGGGTAGCCACAGTCCATTATAGGACATATTGCTCGGACAATCATATCATTGGAGAACTTTAGGGTGCTATTGTACAGGACAAAAAAGAGTgtcccagctaacacactacgttttcacgacattcgctgacgttggacttaggttgtcatttacgttgtaaatacgtaaatctgtgaactcgtattcgtgtagtgacaacgttattttcgacgttgatttttggacgttgatataacatcattatgacgttgcaatgacgttgtttcgacgttgatgcaatgtttgaccagacctggtgacaacgtttgaataatatgttcagaaaacgttacacaaatacgtatctgaaaaatagtttagatattgacaccatggaatgtaaattcttccattccaaggagtttgttgtccagccaaaatttTCTCATCGTGTCGtttgacgatcgcctttaggcgtgaaactcaaagtaacgacttttattcctgaagttctaaactttaaatttttatacgctctccctttttgggattgagcatcattgttgccggatgttaatataatgtcttTTAAGACATTAAAATgacgttgtctcgacgtataaagcacgtggttaaaacgtggtttaaaagtcatgaactgaccccgatacaacgtaatctacggacgtcgtaattacgttaatttgtgaactcgtattcgtgttgtgattttcggacgttgatatgacgtcatagtgacgtaacccaacttgacgtcgaaacaacgtcataatgacgttacattaacgttcgggaataacgttttcacgacacgaatacgagttcacagatttacgtacttacaacgtccatatattacgtttgtacgactttatataacttttagacaacgttgtaacaacgaaaaattgttagctggggTAATGTTATTTATATAGAACCCCATATTgattaagtaaaatttacctcagaactatgtaatattactaaattatgtaaattttaatcaaattaattaaaaaaattcataatttggtAAATATTACGCCTAAATAGtttataaacatattaaaaaaattacaataacGTGCCACTATCATGAGTATGAAATCAGgtttggaaaaaatatatattttaaaatatcgtacagggtgagtaaaaaatgcaatagagcaaagaatcgatatttatgtaagaaccaagttgaactctattgaaaatttttataaatgccacactcaatactcatcttctgtgaaaaaatgaagtgactcgctactaccgtttaatttttattgagtccttttgctgcgatacccaattccattatttgtccacgaggtaccatgtatttgaATGAGAACACaaaatgcacgataaaggcaccagctctgaaactgactttaataaggttgatttttgcgttactttaatttctttctttttttctgttcaaacaaactttctaacgttactttaagtccttcatacctcactcgactgcaactccagtttttttaaccccaatatgtccaacttactggatattttgtaattcactccacttcaatttgcgcgcatttcatttcgacatttgaaacacccgcctacaaatgtatatgtttttgatagagaataaacattcagtaaagggaaaataaaaaaaccaacaaataatgtttttctCCTTAAATAAGGCCAAcgacaataacactttgggtgctccattttatatCAATGCCAATGacgttaagaaaatggcagttgttccaaataccttacacagagtgggctgacattcaaattttagatgtctcttggaaaaacattaaaattgggtatcgctataaaatgtggcataaaaacaaaacggtaaatgctaattccttg includes:
- the LOC140165073 gene encoding N-sulphoglucosamine sulphohydrolase-like; this translates as MASHYCGYTGKFCVVLIVYGLLVLVQGERNKDLKKRNVLIFVADDLGFETQVYNNTVCKTPNLDALASRSLIIRNAYVAVSSCSPSRAAILTGLPPHQSGQYGLEGRGENNFNSYDVVKSLPAILRTGGIKTGIIGKKHVGPDTVYQFDYEKTEKTNGLLQVGRNVTFMKKKVQKFFNLHGNSQFLLYMGMSDPHRIGGKTGEFGEKWGDGSPGMGIIPDWQPVWYQPEDVIVPPYLPDTPATRADIAAQYTSISRMDAVIGMVMTELTKFGYLDDTLIVFTSDNGIPFPNAKTNLYEPGMGTPMLISSPTDTHRWGLISDALTSTLDITPTILDWFQLDFPDYDILGKKVNLTGKSMLRLVEDEPTEGWDDAYASHVEHEATMYYPMRVLRSKHGGSKMRLIHNLNNRAPYPIAGDIYPSPTYQDLLNRTHRGVQTHWFKELGDYYYRAEFELYDLDNDVLETTNVADDTQFEDVFNEMKDKLKDWQNQTGDPWICYPHGIRYKGGCGSLYNTKPGMKFGFVKDTPHIQDQGSNHKIHKHDKRNKIQNKISNTIL